In one Eulemur rufifrons isolate Redbay chromosome 14, OSU_ERuf_1, whole genome shotgun sequence genomic region, the following are encoded:
- the LCMT1 gene encoding leucine carboxyl methyltransferase 1 isoform X4: MAGSLREPSFTPCSSASTSDADDEGVRGTCEDASLCKRFAVSIGYWHDPYIQHFVRLTKERKAPEINRGYFARVYGVNQLMKAFLRKTECHCQILNLGAGMDTTFWRLKDEDLLPTKYFEVDFPMIVSRKLHNIKLPTLLIAECVLVYMTPEQSANLLKWAANSFETAMLINYEQVNMGDRFGQIMIENLRRRQCDLAGVETCKSLESQKERLLSTGWETASAVDMMELYSRLPRAEVTRIESLEFLDEMELLEQLMQHYCLCWATKGGSELGLKEITY, from the exons ATGGCCGGTAGCCTGAGGGAGCCCTCCTTCACCCCCTGTTCTTCCGCCTCGACTAGCGACGCAGACGACGAGGGCGTGCGCGGCACCTGTGAAGATGCTTCTCTGTGTAAGAG GTTTGCAGTAAGCATCGGCTACTGGCATGACCCTTACATCCAGCACTTTGTGAGACTGACTAAAGAGAGGAAGGCCCCGGAAATCAACAGAG GATATTTTGCTCGAGTCTATGGTGTCAACCAGCTTATGAAGGCGTTTCTACGGAAAACAGAATGTCATTGTCAAATTCTCAACCTTGGGGCTGGGATGGATACCACCTTTTGGAGATTAAAG GATGAAGATCTTCTCCCAACTAAATATTTTGAAGTGGACTTTCCGATGATAGTCTCAAGAAAGCTGCACAACATCAA ATTGCCAACACTCCTGATAGCTGAATGTGTGCTGGTTTATATGACTCCAGAGCAGTCTGCAAACCTCCTCAAGTGGGCAGCCAACAGTTTTGAGACGGCCATGTTGATAAACTATGAACAG gTGAACATGGGTGATCGGTTTGGGCAGATCATGATTGAAAACCTGCGGAGACGACAGTGTGATCTGGCAGGAGTAGAAACTTGCAAGTCATTAGAGTCACAG AAAGAACGGCTGCTGTCGACGGGGTGGGAAACGGCATCCGCAGTGGACATGATGGAGTTGTACAGCAGGTTACCGCGCGCTGAAGTGACCAG AATAGAATCGCTTGAATTCCTGGATGAAATGGAGCTTCTTGAGCAGCTCATGCAGCATTACTGCCTCTGTTGGGCAACCAAAGGAGGAAGTGAACTCG GTTTGAAGGAGATAACTTACTAG
- the LCMT1 gene encoding leucine carboxyl methyltransferase 1 isoform X3 yields the protein MQQIMTTVLRFAVSIGYWHDPYIQHFVRLTKERKAPEINRGYFARVYGVNQLMKAFLRKTECHCQILNLGAGMDTTFWRLKDEDLLPTKYFEVDFPMIVSRKLHNIKNKPPLSNPIIELHSEDTLQMDGHTLDSKRYAIIGADLRDTHELEEKLKKCNMNTQLPTLLIAECVLVYMTPEQSANLLKWAANSFETAMLINYEQVNMGDRFGQIMIENLRRRQCDLAGVETCKSLESQKERLLSTGWETASAVDMMELYSRLPRAEVTRIESLEFLDEMELLEQLMQHYCLCWATKGGSELGLKEITY from the exons ATGCAGCAAATAATGACTACAGTCTTGAG GTTTGCAGTAAGCATCGGCTACTGGCATGACCCTTACATCCAGCACTTTGTGAGACTGACTAAAGAGAGGAAGGCCCCGGAAATCAACAGAG GATATTTTGCTCGAGTCTATGGTGTCAACCAGCTTATGAAGGCGTTTCTACGGAAAACAGAATGTCATTGTCAAATTCTCAACCTTGGGGCTGGGATGGATACCACCTTTTGGAGATTAAAG GATGAAGATCTTCTCCCAACTAAATATTTTGAAGTGGACTTTCCGATGATAGTCTCAAGAAAGCTGCACAACATCAA AAACAAGCCTCCCCTATCAAACCCCATTATAGAATTACATTCAGAGGACACACTTCAGATGG ATGGACACACACTGGATTCAAAAAGATATGCCATTATTGGAGCAGATCTCCGAGATACGCATGAATTGGAGGAGAAACTAAAGAAATGTAACATGAATACaca ATTGCCAACACTCCTGATAGCTGAATGTGTGCTGGTTTATATGACTCCAGAGCAGTCTGCAAACCTCCTCAAGTGGGCAGCCAACAGTTTTGAGACGGCCATGTTGATAAACTATGAACAG gTGAACATGGGTGATCGGTTTGGGCAGATCATGATTGAAAACCTGCGGAGACGACAGTGTGATCTGGCAGGAGTAGAAACTTGCAAGTCATTAGAGTCACAG AAAGAACGGCTGCTGTCGACGGGGTGGGAAACGGCATCCGCAGTGGACATGATGGAGTTGTACAGCAGGTTACCGCGCGCTGAAGTGACCAG AATAGAATCGCTTGAATTCCTGGATGAAATGGAGCTTCTTGAGCAGCTCATGCAGCATTACTGCCTCTGTTGGGCAACCAAAGGAGGAAGTGAACTCG GTTTGAAGGAGATAACTTACTAG
- the LCMT1 gene encoding leucine carboxyl methyltransferase 1 isoform X1, whose amino-acid sequence MAGSLREPSFTPCSSASTSDADDEGVRGTCEDASLCKRFAVSIGYWHDPYIQHFVRLTKERKAPEINRGYFARVYGVNQLMKAFLRKTECHCQILNLGAGMDTTFWRLKDEDLLPTKYFEVDFPMIVSRKLHNIKNKPPLSNPIIELHSEDTLQMDGHTLDSKRYAIIGADLRDTHELEEKLKKCNMNTQLPTLLIAECVLVYMTPEQSANLLKWAANSFETAMLINYEQVNMGDRFGQIMIENLRRRQCDLAGVETCKSLESQKERLLSTGWETASAVDMMELYSRLPRAEVTRIESLEFLDEMELLEQLMQHYCLCWATKGGSELGLKEITY is encoded by the exons ATGGCCGGTAGCCTGAGGGAGCCCTCCTTCACCCCCTGTTCTTCCGCCTCGACTAGCGACGCAGACGACGAGGGCGTGCGCGGCACCTGTGAAGATGCTTCTCTGTGTAAGAG GTTTGCAGTAAGCATCGGCTACTGGCATGACCCTTACATCCAGCACTTTGTGAGACTGACTAAAGAGAGGAAGGCCCCGGAAATCAACAGAG GATATTTTGCTCGAGTCTATGGTGTCAACCAGCTTATGAAGGCGTTTCTACGGAAAACAGAATGTCATTGTCAAATTCTCAACCTTGGGGCTGGGATGGATACCACCTTTTGGAGATTAAAG GATGAAGATCTTCTCCCAACTAAATATTTTGAAGTGGACTTTCCGATGATAGTCTCAAGAAAGCTGCACAACATCAA AAACAAGCCTCCCCTATCAAACCCCATTATAGAATTACATTCAGAGGACACACTTCAGATGG ATGGACACACACTGGATTCAAAAAGATATGCCATTATTGGAGCAGATCTCCGAGATACGCATGAATTGGAGGAGAAACTAAAGAAATGTAACATGAATACaca ATTGCCAACACTCCTGATAGCTGAATGTGTGCTGGTTTATATGACTCCAGAGCAGTCTGCAAACCTCCTCAAGTGGGCAGCCAACAGTTTTGAGACGGCCATGTTGATAAACTATGAACAG gTGAACATGGGTGATCGGTTTGGGCAGATCATGATTGAAAACCTGCGGAGACGACAGTGTGATCTGGCAGGAGTAGAAACTTGCAAGTCATTAGAGTCACAG AAAGAACGGCTGCTGTCGACGGGGTGGGAAACGGCATCCGCAGTGGACATGATGGAGTTGTACAGCAGGTTACCGCGCGCTGAAGTGACCAG AATAGAATCGCTTGAATTCCTGGATGAAATGGAGCTTCTTGAGCAGCTCATGCAGCATTACTGCCTCTGTTGGGCAACCAAAGGAGGAAGTGAACTCG GTTTGAAGGAGATAACTTACTAG
- the LCMT1 gene encoding leucine carboxyl methyltransferase 1 isoform X2 yields the protein MAGSLREPSFTPCSSASTSDADDEGVRGTCEDASLCKRFAVSIGYWHDPYIQHFVRLTKERKAPEINRGYFARVYGVNQLMKAFLRKTECHCQILNLGAGMDTTFWRLKDEDLLPTKYFEVDFPMIVSRKLHNIKNKPPLSNPIIELHSEDTLQMDGHTLDSKRYAIIGADLRDTHELEEKLKKCNMNTQLPTLLIAECVLVYMTPEQSANLLKWAANSFETAMLINYEQVNMGDRFGQIMIENLRRRQCDLAGVETCKSLESQKERLLSTGWETASAVDMMELYSRLPRAEVTRIESLEFLDEMELLEQLMQHYCLCWATKGGSELGLQEMTY from the exons ATGGCCGGTAGCCTGAGGGAGCCCTCCTTCACCCCCTGTTCTTCCGCCTCGACTAGCGACGCAGACGACGAGGGCGTGCGCGGCACCTGTGAAGATGCTTCTCTGTGTAAGAG GTTTGCAGTAAGCATCGGCTACTGGCATGACCCTTACATCCAGCACTTTGTGAGACTGACTAAAGAGAGGAAGGCCCCGGAAATCAACAGAG GATATTTTGCTCGAGTCTATGGTGTCAACCAGCTTATGAAGGCGTTTCTACGGAAAACAGAATGTCATTGTCAAATTCTCAACCTTGGGGCTGGGATGGATACCACCTTTTGGAGATTAAAG GATGAAGATCTTCTCCCAACTAAATATTTTGAAGTGGACTTTCCGATGATAGTCTCAAGAAAGCTGCACAACATCAA AAACAAGCCTCCCCTATCAAACCCCATTATAGAATTACATTCAGAGGACACACTTCAGATGG ATGGACACACACTGGATTCAAAAAGATATGCCATTATTGGAGCAGATCTCCGAGATACGCATGAATTGGAGGAGAAACTAAAGAAATGTAACATGAATACaca ATTGCCAACACTCCTGATAGCTGAATGTGTGCTGGTTTATATGACTCCAGAGCAGTCTGCAAACCTCCTCAAGTGGGCAGCCAACAGTTTTGAGACGGCCATGTTGATAAACTATGAACAG gTGAACATGGGTGATCGGTTTGGGCAGATCATGATTGAAAACCTGCGGAGACGACAGTGTGATCTGGCAGGAGTAGAAACTTGCAAGTCATTAGAGTCACAG AAAGAACGGCTGCTGTCGACGGGGTGGGAAACGGCATCCGCAGTGGACATGATGGAGTTGTACAGCAGGTTACCGCGCGCTGAAGTGACCAG AATAGAATCGCTTGAATTCCTGGATGAAATGGAGCTTCTTGAGCAGCTCATGCAGCATTACTGCCTCTGTTGGGCAACCAAAGGAGGAAGTGAACTCG